A segment of the Candidatus Pelagisphaera phototrophica genome:
TCGAAAGTGGATCGCATGAAAATGCCGTTTCGGTTATCGACACTCGATTCCAAAAAGATGCGCGTCTTTGCGTTAATGACAGCCTCATCTCCACAGACCGTATCAATCCCCAGATTCCAATTTTCGATAGGAATCGACTACTTCAGCAATTTTTCCACCCGCCGCACTTCTTTGAGAATCAAGGGAGCGGCCGCGTCTCTCGGCGAATGCCCGTAACCATCGAGCTCCATGATGCGGGCATCCTTGTGACCCGCGACGCGCATCATGCGCATCATGTAGGCATTTTCTTCGTAGCGGCCGAGCATTTCGAGCTCGCGATCGCCCGTGATCATGAGAAAAGGCGGCGCGTCCGCACGAACGTGATACAGAGGCGCGAGATCGTCGATGATCGGCTGCGTGCCTTCGATCCCTCGCTCCGCCCGAACCGTGAAGTGGGTGATCGTATGTCCGGCGAGTGGAATCAGTCCCGCAATCCGATTGGCGTCGATTCCGTGGGCTCCGAGCCAACGCTTGTCCAAACCCACCATGCTCGTCAAGTAGCCGCCGGCCGAGCTTCCGGAGACGAAAATCCGCGAGGCGTCACCTCCGTATTTTTCGATGTTTTCAAAGACCCAGGCCACCGAAGCGGCGGCATCCTGAATGTAGACGGGAGCTTTCACCTTGGGATGAAGCCGGTAGTTGACCGCGACCACCGCAATACCCTTCTCCTTAAATCCCTCCGGTACCGATTTATTCCCGTTCTTCAAACCACCCCCATGAAACCACACGATGGTTGAAAACCCTTTACGATTCTCGGGAGCATACAGATCCAACACGCAGCGTTCCGCGATGTATGGATCCGTTTTTCTCGGGTCATCCTTCTGATAGGGGATATCTTTTTGCAGGGAATAAGAAAGGTCCTGCCCAAGAAGCGAAAGGCCACCTACCAGAGACAGAATTGAGGCGACTAGAATCGCCGGTTTCATATCTAACATAGTGCCGTTTCTAACTGGAAGTGCCGAAAAGGCAAATACTTCCCGCTCGAGAGCAAAAGCGGGCTTGGTTTTCGTATTGAAGAAATTTCTGTTGAAAACCGACGCCCTTCCTATCATCACCATATTTTAGATTATGTCGCGCCCATACTCCAAGAGATTTCCGCCCCGCCGCCGTGAACCTGCCAACCTTAAAATGGCCATCATCGTTGCCTCGATCGTGACGGTCATCATGCTCTGCCTAGCAATGTTCACAGACGGGATTGAGAATGCTCCTGAATGGACGCTGTTCCTAGGCCACTTCCACCCTGCCCTCCTCCACCTTCCTATTGGCTTCTATACGATCCTTGCAGTCCTTGAGTACCTCGATAGCTCCAAAAGCGGTCCCCGGATCGGGAAGGCCTGCGAAATCGTTCTTAACTACACGGCAATCGTGGCAGTCATCGCCGCGGTTCTCGGCATCCTGCTCGCCCTACCCGGGGGCTACAACGAAACCCTACTCGATCGCCACCGCTGGCTAGGCTCCCTCTCGGCCATATTTGCCTTCTGGCTCATAGTCCTTCGCAACTGGGCAAGATCCAAAAGCCGAAACGGCTTCTCAATTCCCTACCATAGCGCACTCGCCGCAACCCTAGTTCTTCTGGTTGTGGTCGGTCACGACGGTGGCACGCTGACTCACGGCTCTGGCTACCTAACCAAACACATCCCAAGTCCTCTGAAATCGTTATTCGGGATGGAAAGCGACAGCGACGAAACCGGTCCCATCGCAGTCGCTGAAGCGGATGTATACCAAGACTTAATCCACCCAATTTTCGAAGAGACCTGCATTCAATGCCACGGACCCGACAAATCCAAAGGGGACCTCCGAATGGACTCCTTTGAATTGGTAATGCTTGGGGGTGAGCTCGGTGACACCATCGTGCCTGGTGACATCGATGCGAGCGAGCTGATCTACCGGCTCCATCTCGAAATAGACGACGATGAGCATATGCCGCCTGAAGGCAAACCACAACCTACGGAAGGGCAAATCGCCATCCTGGAATGGTGGATACAAGTGGGGGCTATGGAAAGCGGTCTGGTTGGCGAACTCGAGATTCCTGAAACGGTAAAATCCGCGATGGTTGCCCAGTTAGAAGGTTCCGCGGAAGTTGAAGAAAAAGAAAAGGTCCCTGAGATACTAATTCCTATGCTCACCTGGGAAGAGGCCGAAGCAGAGATTGCTACGATAGAGGAAGAACCCAATATCGACATCCTTCGGGTGGCACTCAATTCTCCCGCGGTTCGGGTAAAGGGACCTTTTGGCGACAGCAAATTCAATGATGACGCACTCTCCAAGCTCGAACCAATCGCTAACAATATTGTGGAGCTTGAGATTGGTTTTAGCGATATTACCGACAGAGGACTGGCTGCCGTCGCCAACATGCCTAATTTGGAAAAGCTCTATCTCCAGAAAACGTCGATCACCGACGAGGGCATCCAACACCTGGAAAGTCTGATACGCCTTAGGTACTTGAATCTCTACGGGACCCAGGTTACGGATGACGCCCTCGATGCCTTAGTTGATTTGCCTCGCTTAAAGAGCCTTTTCGTCTGGGAAACTCAAATCAGCAAGTCTGCAGCGGACGACTTCCAGGAACAGAAACTGGAAGCCACCGGAGTACAAGCATGGCAGGATGAAATCGCTGCCCTGAAAGCGAAGATCAGCGACGCAAAAATCCTCGTAGACACTGGGATCGAAACGGGAAATTAGAGAATACTCCATATTTTGCCGACCGGTTCTAATTCTATTTGTAAAATCGCTTCTACATTTCACTTTGCTAGAACTTGGCAGGACACATCAATGGTAGAGGGCGATCTCGCACCTCCTCTCGAGAGGTACGGCGTCACAATTTTAAACTTAGGCGATCTTCCAAATGAGAACTAGTGACGGAAGACTCATCCACTACCTTTTAATTGAAAACGAGATTGGTTAAATAATTCCTCGTCTAAGAATACCCCTCTAGTTTCCCAGAAAACATTCGCGATCAATTCTCTTGAGCCAGGAACAAGATCCTCCCTAAATGCCACACTTGCGAACGCTTGGCTACCCTCGAAACCTGGCGTACCTCGTACCTGAACGCAAATGGACCTCAAGCCATAAAGTTACCCGGCACCCCCATCAAAATGAAGTCGCTGCTGGACGGATACTATCGCGTTTTAAAAGTCACCCTGACTTGCCTAATGGGACTTATGATCGTCCCCGTGTTTATGCAGGTGGTATCCCGTTTTACCGACCTTTTGCCGCGATACATCTGGACTGAGGAGGTCGCTCGGTTCTGCTTTGTCTGGATTATAATGATCGGTTCCATGATCGCCGTTAGAGATGGTACGCACTTTGATGTGGATCTACTCCCAAAGCCAAAACGATTTAGTAATCGTGGTATTCTAAAGCTGGTACGCCACGCCTCAATGTTCGCTCTCGCGATCGTATTTCTCGTCTACGGCATTGATTTTGCCAAATTCGGAATGGCTCAGAGCTCGGAAATGAGTGGCATCAACATGCTGAGCATCTACATCACCTTTCCCCTCGCCGGCCTCACCTGGATCCTTTTTCTCCTAGAAAAGCTAGCCCTGGATTTCAAGCAGATCAGAAGTAACCGCGAACCGGAGCTGGAGGCATGAGCACAGGAGAAGCAGCCGCAATCATGTTTGGCGTCTTCGCTGCCCTCGTGCTCCTGAGAGTACCCGTTTCGTTCGCATTGGGTCTAGCCTGCCTTCCAATACTTTTTATCGATGAGCGACTCACACCATTTCTTCTGATCAATGAAATGTGGAAGTCCTACAACGCATTCATATTGCTCGCTGTGCCCTTCTTCTTGCTAGCGGCTAATCTCATGAATGCCGCCGGAATTACCGAGCGCCTTATCAACCTGGCACGTGCTTCTGTAGGGCACCTTCCCGGCGGGCTCGGGCATATCAACGTCATGGTCAGCATGCTCTTCGCCGGAATCTCCGGTTCTTCCACCGCAGACGCAGCGGGTATCGGATCACTGCTGATTCCTGCCATGAAGAAACAAGGCTACGACACCTCATTTTCAGTAGCGATCACGGCTTGTTCTTCCGTGATGGGCGTTATCATACCCCCGAGCATCATAATGATCGTCTGGGGAGGCCTCATGTCTGTATCCATCGGCGGACTTTTCCTCGCCGGGATGGTCCCTGGAATCCTCATTGCCTTGTTTATGATGTGTACCGTGCTCGTCTACGCGAAAACTCGAAACTACCCCATTTACAAGAGAGCTTCTCTCATGGAGTTTTTCCAAGCATTCGGGAAGTCCATTCTCGCGCTGGTCACTCCCACGATCATCGTCGGAGGAATTATAGGCGGGCTCTTCACTCCGACCGAAGCATCCGTCGTCGCGGTCTTGTATTCCGCTTTTCTCGGTGGATTGATTTATCGAGCAATCGGACCGAAACAATTCCCGAGAGTTCTCTACGATTCCGCTCGGCTATCCGCTATTTCACTCTTCTGCATAGGGACTGCATCCGCTTTTGGCTGGCTACTCGCCTACTACAGGGTCCCTCAAGCCCTGGTGGATATGGTCGCCGCTTACGGTACTGGAATTATAACGACAGGATTTATCATCGCCCTCTCCTTTTTGGTTATCGGCATGTTCATAGATGCGATTCCGGCCATAATTATTCTGGGTACGATACTCTTACCTCTAGCTGAAAAAGCCGGAATGCACCCCATACATTTCGCCATCATTGGAGTCATCTCACTCGCCTTTGGTCTCGTCACACCGCCCTACGGCTTGTGCCTTCTTATTTCCTGCTCCGTTGGCGAGGTCGCGGTTTCGAAGGTCCTAAAAGATGTCGCCATATTGTTGCTTCCCCTGCTCCTCCTTTTGGGGCTAACTATCGTATTCCCAGAAATCGTCCTATTCCTCCCGCGCTGGCTGGCTCCTGAGTTTCTGTGATCTTAAAACGCTTCGTGAGTCACGGGCTTTATTAACCTAAATTCTGCCTAAAAATTTAACCAAAAAAAGAGCAAGAAACACAGATTGAGAAAATCGCGTCTCGTGTACAGGATGTTGTTTCTATCGTGCTGGGAAATTAAAAACTATTGTTGAGGTATATACTCCGTCAAATAAAATGAACAAGACTGCGCTCTTGGCAAAGCTAAAACTGAACCCTCGCCTTGCTGTCCGATTTCATAAAAATCACCTCCTAACCAACCATTTTAGACACATTTGGACGGAAAGTTTCATCAAGTAGCCCCACCCAGTCGATTCCCAAGTCAGCCAAAATTAGGCTCCCC
Coding sequences within it:
- a CDS encoding alpha/beta hydrolase yields the protein MKPAILVASILSLVGGLSLLGQDLSYSLQKDIPYQKDDPRKTDPYIAERCVLDLYAPENRKGFSTIVWFHGGGLKNGNKSVPEGFKEKGIAVVAVNYRLHPKVKAPVYIQDAAASVAWVFENIEKYGGDASRIFVSGSSAGGYLTSMVGLDKRWLGAHGIDANRIAGLIPLAGHTITHFTVRAERGIEGTQPIIDDLAPLYHVRADAPPFLMITGDRELEMLGRYEENAYMMRMMRVAGHKDARIMELDGYGHSPRDAAAPLILKEVRRVEKLLK
- a CDS encoding c-type cytochrome domain-containing protein is translated as MSRPYSKRFPPRRREPANLKMAIIVASIVTVIMLCLAMFTDGIENAPEWTLFLGHFHPALLHLPIGFYTILAVLEYLDSSKSGPRIGKACEIVLNYTAIVAVIAAVLGILLALPGGYNETLLDRHRWLGSLSAIFAFWLIVLRNWARSKSRNGFSIPYHSALAATLVLLVVVGHDGGTLTHGSGYLTKHIPSPLKSLFGMESDSDETGPIAVAEADVYQDLIHPIFEETCIQCHGPDKSKGDLRMDSFELVMLGGELGDTIVPGDIDASELIYRLHLEIDDDEHMPPEGKPQPTEGQIAILEWWIQVGAMESGLVGELEIPETVKSAMVAQLEGSAEVEEKEKVPEILIPMLTWEEAEAEIATIEEEPNIDILRVALNSPAVRVKGPFGDSKFNDDALSKLEPIANNIVELEIGFSDITDRGLAAVANMPNLEKLYLQKTSITDEGIQHLESLIRLRYLNLYGTQVTDDALDALVDLPRLKSLFVWETQISKSAADDFQEQKLEATGVQAWQDEIAALKAKISDAKILVDTGIETGN
- a CDS encoding TRAP transporter small permease; translation: MKSLLDGYYRVLKVTLTCLMGLMIVPVFMQVVSRFTDLLPRYIWTEEVARFCFVWIIMIGSMIAVRDGTHFDVDLLPKPKRFSNRGILKLVRHASMFALAIVFLVYGIDFAKFGMAQSSEMSGINMLSIYITFPLAGLTWILFLLEKLALDFKQIRSNREPELEA
- a CDS encoding TRAP transporter large permease, with translation MSTGEAAAIMFGVFAALVLLRVPVSFALGLACLPILFIDERLTPFLLINEMWKSYNAFILLAVPFFLLAANLMNAAGITERLINLARASVGHLPGGLGHINVMVSMLFAGISGSSTADAAGIGSLLIPAMKKQGYDTSFSVAITACSSVMGVIIPPSIIMIVWGGLMSVSIGGLFLAGMVPGILIALFMMCTVLVYAKTRNYPIYKRASLMEFFQAFGKSILALVTPTIIVGGIIGGLFTPTEASVVAVLYSAFLGGLIYRAIGPKQFPRVLYDSARLSAISLFCIGTASAFGWLLAYYRVPQALVDMVAAYGTGIITTGFIIALSFLVIGMFIDAIPAIIILGTILLPLAEKAGMHPIHFAIIGVISLAFGLVTPPYGLCLLISCSVGEVAVSKVLKDVAILLLPLLLLLGLTIVFPEIVLFLPRWLAPEFL